tatcttcaaagtagtccctattggagtcgataacacgctttTACCGGATTTTCAATCcttgaacgctccctggaagtcggcaacctctatgctgtctagagccctcgtcgtagcacgttgaacgtttccAGAGTCCCGACCGCGTGCCCTTAGTGtttctcttgatcttggggaacaaaaggagtccggtggtgccatatccgggctgtaaggaggatgtggcaacgttacctcGACTGTTTGGACAACTGCTCagtgacgagcaggcaggtgtgcgacggagcattgtcgtgatggaggatccacgaatcggcaatcccggacggactcgatgaaccgGGCtgttagtcgacggagcacaTCTCTAGTACTGGCCGGTTAAAATCCGTCCGGGGATTGCGATCGTgaatcctccatcacgacaatgcacCCGTCGaacacctgcctgctcgtcaccgagcagttgtccaaacagtcgagggtaacgttgccacatcctccttacagcccggatatggcaccaccggactcctttttgttccccaagatcaagagacaacttaagggcacgcggttcgggactctggaaaacgttcaacgtgctacgacgagggctctagacagcatagaggttgccgacttccagggagcgttcagggatttgaaaatccggtatcagcgtgttattgACTCCAAtaggactactttgaagatatctaatgaaaaaattatacatattttgcccataaaaaaatttcctgaggtcagccGGTTACTATTATACGTACAGACtatgtagaccttatggaaatacagcaatagactggcttctccacacatctgtgtaatcacttgtcagcgatttatgatgaataattctatagtctgatttttaatctaatatttacgtatgaaggaggctccttttcttttataaattatccttgatatccaaattttcaaaaacctgtatatacgtcgacgcgcaaataaaaaaggaacatacctgtcaaatttcatgaaaatctttaccGCGttacgccgtaaatgcgcaatatataaacattaagagaaatgccaaaccgtcgacttgaatcttagacctcacttcgctcggtcaattaaaaatatttattattactttgcttaatattatcacataatcctgtcaattttattgttctgtatacttctaaaattttgttaactttattactgttattattttttgattgtagatatgtctgtaaaattatttggcaaataaattaatttcaatttttaataaataacaatacttctctTAAACTTTatagcctacggcacgactccctccactagctcgagactgtttccatgagcatagtagtggtagagtagagtgagaagcgttggtggggggaaggcaagtggtagagtactatctcACGGTGCTATCCACACTACTCTAcataaaactagtactctaatAGCcttttttagggctacttttgaatataaataaaaatataaaccatttttaattgaaaaaaggtactcagatgtatatttttatttattctagtacTCTAACATGactactctaccatgaacgttttcattgggagagttcacaagatagttagtacttgcccagggaactctaccactaactctactaatgaaaaccaggctttatttctatcataattttgaaaaatatagtccAATTATAAGACTATTGTATATCAACTGATGACAATGATACAGTGGAAACTAGAGTATAGTAAATCTTAAGGGACCGGTCAAAAAATCTACTATTTAGAGTTCTGTCCTAAATCGGGGTGTTCTATatcaataaatgttttatgtATCGATCTATTttataacccgtgctccgcatcGGTCTAATCTAAAACCTTGACGTACTGAATATGAAGAACTTAAAGCATAacattcatttaaaattaagaatctatatgcaaaatttcaagttaatcagtcggtagttcagacgtgatgatgcgttattcgtgaatttcctatcccgtacgtgtataagcatTGCCGTCTCTTTAGTATAGAGACAGCAATGGTGTAAGCCAgtcctttcctttattatattatggattTTGACAATACAATATTTGATACAATTAACTTTTTGTACAACAATGTGTACATGAAGAATttgtttgattgattttttttatttatactgaaggtgatgcccacataagcgcTTAGGCTTGTATatttatacaatacaatatttgatACAATTAACTTTTTGTACAACAATGTGTACATAAAGAATttgtttgattgatttttttttatttctactgagagtgatgcccacataagcgcTTAGGCTTGTGtttgggtaatgagtgagagggatgatgatgagagatgacgactactttttaggtagccgggaccgacagcttatcgtctcctccgaaagacagGGTGGCCGCATCCATGTGAtagtgctgtggtcaaaaacttttgccccggtcgagatttGATTCTCGGGTGCTCTCTTGATTATCAGGCCGGCAAACCGTTATCACTTATTCAAACGAGCCACCCAAATGAATGTTGTAAGCTATATGGGCGTTTCAAGAGACTgcagaaaaaatctggtgtggtacactcacacaactttccttgctcattaaactataagcctcattcttaaacgagaatgattcaggggaataacataatgacgattggcggcaacatatttgatactacgatcagactactgtatatgtgtatatataattgttttcagagtaatttttcctttgtgtaaattgtgaaattcgatgagattttttaaaagtcgtcaaaacagctgttctacagatgaaatatctcgactatgtgttctttttatgaactgctctacctacctacctcatgcacgagaaggaggttacaaagtccatttctcaagggtggggtggaccccccattagtttctctcaaaggagactcatgccagttaatagagctgataaataactatacagggtatgaatttgaaaaaaatcggtcaagtcatttttgagaaaatcgtgaaaaacatgggttttcAGTAACTGCCATTtgtctcaagaatattatgaagctcctgcaatttttccagaaatgagactcatgtcagttgatagggcttatgaatagctagctatacatggtataaatttgaagaaaatcgttgagccgttttcgagtaagccgtgaaaaacatggttttttagtcattatccgccatttttctcataatattacggagctcctgaaatttcacagaaatgagactcatgtcagttgatagggctcataaatagctatcaatGGTATGAATTGAAGGAAATCGTAGATCCGTTTTCGAGGAAACCGtgaaaaaacatggattttcagtattatccgccattttttcggccatcttgaatgaatttcattgtttcttattgtcggatcctcatggtataaggacctcaagtttgaaatttcaagtcaatcggttgattaggaatgaagttatcgtgttcacagagccacacccaaaaatcatgttttttctcagggaccttgaaacgtatagaaaacttgaaattagggtaccttaattttttttggaaagcaatactttccttacctatggcaaggaaagtaaaaatcatgtttttggactcaggggaccttgaaacgtatagaaaacttgaaattagggtaccttaattttttttggaaagcaatactttccttacctatggcaaggaaagtaaaaatcatgtttttggactcaggggcccttgaaacgtatagaaaacttgaaattagggtaccttaattttttttggaaagccatactttccttacctatggtaatagggcaaggaaagtaaaaatgtaatataacGGGGGTGTACTATATCGAGGTTGCACTGTAATTTACAACGAAAAACTGACAATATTACCTGTGTCAATCAGTAGCACGCTCCCATCAAGTTTACCTATTAGAAGTTCGTTTTTCCGGTAAGATGAGAATTTTATGAATGAGCATTCCAGTCTTAGTGGTAACATCCAAAACCTGAAAAATATACATCCCGTTGAATTATTCTGTGTGTTTTGAACATACatgaatcattcattcattcatttgccaACGTaattacaatcaaattattgatttgtttgcaaatactatcatagagaaaagatagcataagaaaatatcccatggtataggacgtttatgctctaattttaaaactcaagctgatagttcattttcattttccgtgaagctatgtgacgctggtagtctctcatagtaGCTGGtagccgttcttacactctcagcCTAACAAAACAGTAAAGATAGAAAGTAGGCGAAAgttatcggcttcagttaacaaaaaatcagcttgaaaattggttcctataccatgggatatcttctaatgctatcctttctctatgattataagTATTTAATAAGAAAGAACAATGTTTTAATCCTGCTCGtttctattatttaaattgCATGAATCTGTCAACATTAAAAAACGATTGTATCTTCATCTAATCGTAGAATAAGGAGTCACTGGAGATTAAAAACGACAGTGGCGAAGCTGAAGGGGAATTTAACCCtgaagagacacactggggtgtttcacaccccaggatttttttttctgttctgcagttgacaatatcaaacagatgggaatttatgcccagtctaaattaggtgtgtagtattgtcaactactctccaccacttccagtcagtaatagcattctacaaggtcaccagctcatcttgttcttcgtttggggtgtctaacaccccagagtgtcttttacgtaggactttcatcaaaaacttttattacaaagatttacttgtattgtcactacgaatgtggtatgggatgatggatcagattggaataaatgctatgattctctacaacttgagattcaaaacaataaaatgaagagacgtgagtttttgacgaagttgtcattggcaatgatcaagccatttgttcaaaccggattaggagctccaacactcagGCGGAACATactacttctaaaattagtataaatattgataagcagtgttttacttttgatttctgtatgcactggaacaaaaatgattaagaaatgagaAGTATGGTCTAAtactttattcatatttttcaaaaaaaatgcaaaattaattggggtgttcaacaccccagtgtgtctactgtgtcagcataaagtaagtgtgtctctgtagggttaagaGTCTGAGACTccccaaaattaattatttcaatccaattgaaaacttgacataataaaattttgaagtattgaaaacatgcctataaccatcctcggtaaattaagaatctatttatgcaaaatttcaagttcatcagttgagtagttgagacgtgatgatgaactaatattttaatattttagtttctaatattcgtgaatttccaatcaatctcgtacgtgtataagccagttctttcatttatcataatatatattatgttatgtatCTCATTCATTAATAAATGTTTTTGTATTACAGTAAGATggaaaatattctattatactagtagttctgtgaacagtagacctcgcgctcagtaagttacattgacctgttgttttctcaaaaattaataaatcatttatcaatttaaaatctaGTCTAGAAAACatcctaaataaacaaaaagctttctgtcctatcgtaccgtgacgtgtcgtacCGGaatgtgagcgctgttatcaggtctggctgcaactgtctacaacgttgatggaaagatacatttttcaagatgttcgatgtttttgaacggggtagtattatagtccacgagacagctgatttatgatgaataattctatagtctgatttttactctaatattggcgtatggaggaggctcctttttccttttatattatccttgaaatgcaaaatttccaaaaaccttgtatatacgtcgacgcacaatttaaaaaggaacattcctgtcaaatttaatgaaaatcaattaccgcgttttgccgtaaatgcgcaacatataaaccgTTGccaaatgccaaaccgtcgacttgaatcttagacctcacttcgctcggtcaattatagatcAAAGTatggcgaaataaattattacctgAGGCAGGAAAAATCAATGACCACAATGTTTCCAACATGATCAATGGCTGCTAGCTGCTCTCCAGTGTCATCAAAAGTTgtctcattgaatttgaaatgtttgctCTTTTTATTCCGCGCAGTGATTGTATGATGTATTTGCAGCAGTAATCTATTGAATAAAAAGGtagaatagataatattattatttcattgtataatgtactaaaacaaatatttattagTCATTCTAGAAGAAAAGAGAATCAGTGAAGTTAACATGGAAAATGGTCGATCATAGCATGCATTTTTCAACCGCCTTGATCAGCGAGTCTATACTATATCTTGTCTAGTCCAACACAATTAATACCTCAAATCCTCATTAAATAGAGAACAAACTGATTGACATTTGACTTCTGAGTGATATTTTTATCCATAATAAGGTACTACAATGTTGCCTAATAATATCAcgtattaattgaaaaattacataccTGTTTCAACACTTATGGCGTTGACATTGAAGATAACATCATGAgtgttgaaaaatgtatgcaactttttaataaatgtgtaatattattagatagtaatattcta
The genomic region above belongs to Nilaparvata lugens isolate BPH unplaced genomic scaffold, ASM1435652v1 scaffold7045, whole genome shotgun sequence and contains:
- the LOC120356541 gene encoding TBC1 domain family member 31-like, with protein sequence MTDPTKNWCSENPTGAISKRSFRIDTSRKDGLLLQIHHTITARNKKSKHFKFNETTFDDTGEQLAAIDHVGNIVVIDFSCLRFWMLPLRLECSFIKFSSYRKNELLIGKLDGSVLLIDTGNIVSFSL